The genomic window TCGCGTTTCTCCACATGGAAGCCCCTCACCGGCACCCTCTGCAAGAGGCAGACAGCCTGCAACTCAGTAGTGCTACTGAACTGCAGGGGCACAAAACCAGCCGACGCAAAGAGTGTCCGCCATGGGAGCATCTTGTCGCTGGCACGGTGGCGCCCGAGGACGCTGCTCTCAATCCTCGGCCACAGTAAGAACTGCTCGATCTTCATGGCCACTTCCCGACTGGTGCCCGCAGCATCGATGGAGTCGAGGAGGACCATGCAAGACTGGAAGGCATGGAGGAAATGGTGCGAGAAGGAAAGCTCGCTGCGGTCACGCCCGAGGTCCACCGAGATCACGACCTTCGGGGTGAGCTGCTTCACGCGGCGGAGGAGGGTCGGGGATAGGTTGTGCGCAGAGCAGACGGGGAGGTTCACGGCAATGGGTGCGTCAACCAGGCCGCGGATCGCCACAGGGTCGAAGTTGTCGAGGTCCATGacattgaattcaaatggaatatTAAGGCGGGCGGCCCAAAAGGCGAGGGTGCCACAAGCAAGCTCGAGGTCGAACGGGTGGTAAGCTTCCGGCGAGACGAAGACGGAAATTCTGAGCATCGGGGGCCCGCCGGCCGTGCAGCTCCTTTGGGCCAGCTCCTGCATGAAGGCCGACCAGTGGGTGCCGCTGCCGACATTAAAGTCGACGATGTGGATGCAGTCGGCGCCGGCGAGGCTCTCGAGGAGGGCCTGGATGCAGGTGAAGTTGGTGAACATGAGGATGGGGGAGACGTCGGAGAAGGACTTGAGAGAGGCGAGCTTGAGCACGGACTCCACAGCGCAGGAGATGGGGTTTGGGAAGGCTCGGTGCGTGTTGGCTGGCGACGGTGATTGGGTGGAATTGGAGGCGGCGTCATTAAGGATACGGTTGAGGGCCTCCTTGAAGTAGAAAGTGGAGCGGATGAGGGGCTTCCCCTGTGGGGAGGGAAGCTGGTGATTGAGCCGCGCCAATATCCCACGCGCGCCATCCGATTCTCCAGCCTCCACCATCTTCGCGGCCTTGAAGAGCTGCTCCACCAACGCCTGCTCCTGCTGCTGGGAGGCCGCGTCATCGCCGGACGCCGACCTCTGCTTTTGATGGTAAGCAATGGATTGTGACGAGGGGAAGCTCTGTTGGGCGAGGTGGCTTGTTTGGAGGAAGAGGTCCGGCCTGCCAGAGGGGTGAGGGAAGGGAGGTCTGGTTGGAATTCGGGACGAGAAGAGCTGCGGCGGCAACAGGGGCTGGTGCGTGGCCGAGGAGGAGACGAAGGAGGGCGCGGGGACGAAGAAGCCCGGGTTAGGAGGCGCGAGAAGTTGGAGCTGTTCGTTGAGGAGAGGGTTGGAGAAGAAGAGCTGAGGCCTGTCCACGATGGGCTCTTGGAAGCACATCCCCGCCTGCGGCGGCGCCGACGGAATGACGGTGGCGGGCCGCGGTGGCGGGAAGAGAGTATGGCTGGGTTGGCAACCAAAGGTGGGATCTTGGATGACGGTGTTTGGCGGCGGTGGAGGAATTCTGCTGCTACTGGTGCTGCTATTGCTGCTTGAAAGAGAGAGCCCCCCAGCGCCGGAAGAATGAttagaacaagagaaaggaggagTGGTGGGAAGAGTGATGGTGGAGGTGCAGACCGACGGGGCGTCATCCATTCCTCCGATGGTTCCGACGCCGGAGCCTGGATCGACAAGCCCGCCAAAGCCCAAACCAGCACTGTGGTCATCGAATTCGGTCGGAACTGGGGAGAACAGAGCTTGCTGCCTCGAGCCGCCGCTGGCGGCGCCGGAGGAAGAAAGTGCTCCACTGACTTCGTTTTCCGGCGTTTCATTGCTTCTTGATTTCTTCATCACTCCAACAGAAAGGGCGGGGAAGTTGGTGGGGTCGTCGACGTCGCCCATGATCCAATGGAGCGACGTCTGGTCCTGGCCGGGGGAGCCGGCGGGCTCCGAGAAGACGGCCTCCCAGTCCTCCATCCCGAGCCCGCCTCTCTCGCCGCTGGTGAAGCCGATGTCCAGGCCGGCCGTGATGGGCTGCAGCTCCAAGGCCCACTCCTCCCTCCGCTGGGCCTCGGCGCCGCCGCCCTCTTTGGCGAGTGGGCCATCTGAGACCGCTGCCGCCGCGGCCAAGCAGGCGGTGTCGGAGGAGCCTCCTCCGCCTCCGCCGCACAGGGATGGAGAGAGGGTGGAAGTAGAGGTTGGGGGGCTCAGGCTCCGCCTGGTCTCCAGCACCGATCTCGGCTCCGACCCCTCTTTTTTCCCTCCCCTCCTCTGCTTCTTATGCTCTCCCACAAAAATAGCTTGCTCTTCTTCCTTTGCTTCTCCCACTAATTCTTCCAATGTCCTCTTCCCGTCGCCACTAAGAGACATGCTTTTTTATCTGATAACACAATATCCCACACAGAAACTCAACAAGCCATCAAAACCAGCGCCACACGCACACAATTGCTTTGCTCTCAGCCTGTTCATTGCTCTTGGAAGGGTTGATGCCATTATATATAGCCTCCAGATCGACGGGTTTTGTTCTCCTATCTTCCGTGCATTTATCAACCTAATAATAGCAGCAAAACACTGAAGAACTGTGTGCTGCTTGAGCTCCCATATCAAGGGACACTTGTTATGAACTGAAGGTTTTGTTCCTCCCCACTTTTACCCAGTTCCATCTCTATTCAATATCTCTGTCGCCTTCTCTCTGGGTGGGTTTTGGCTGGGGGAGGAGAGCGAGGGCCGGCAGTAGTACCCTgcactcttcttcctctcttgctTCCCTCTCTACCCCCGCCGTGGATGCGTGCACCATAAAAAAGCAGGAAAGCGTCTTCCCTCCCTTTCTCGGTCTAGtctgttatattttattttgttttgttttgtttttcttACTATGGGCTTTTATCGCTAGCGCTGCATGCGACCCTACGGCTGTTTGTTTAGTAAGGTATCGAGTCTGTTAGAATTACTATTTTACTTATTATTTTTCTCGCACACACAACGCGGCGACGCTGCTCGAAACGACGGTCGACCAAGGTAATCATTAACGTCGTAGAAGAGGAAAACCGATTATAGCTTAAAAATATCTCTATCATTATTCATTTCATGTCTAAAATACCCCTGCATCCACCACGCCTCACGTGACCCTTGGAGGAGGTTCCTGTCATTTGCTCTCCCGATTTTTGTCGCATTTTCAACATTAAATGTACCGTTATTTTTTTAGTAAGAATATAACCTGTTGTTTGATAAAAATTGATAAAAGGTaagttttttttaaattattattgttGGTGCAATCAATCGTTCTCTGGCCACGTGAGAACTTCAAGAatgatgatttaaaaattatattgatcaaCATCGACTTCAAAATCCGAACGATGAAACACCCATCTGCTTTGATTTTCATCTTGATTGCATATCGATGGAGACTCATCTGGATTGACCTTCAATAGAGCATTATGATCAGTTCAGATTTTTATCGATCTACTGTCGGGGACGTCGATTTTCTATCGATGTTATCCTGGATCATATACTACAAATCAGTTACTCTCCAATTTTGCTATAGGTGTCTTCTAGTTATGTTACAACTACTCTTTACGTCgataaatattcatgatttttataCAGTTGgtcattctgttataacaaactaacgacCTAACAAACTCTTCTAACGGTCTAAGCAAAActctctctatataaagagagacGAAGTACTCTTTGGATGAGATCATAACATACAAAGCACGGTTCTGTTGAACTCTTTTTTGCATCGAAAGAAACTCTGAATCCTCACTCTTTCTACTCAAAATTACTCTTTCTgtctttcatttttttatttttcactatttgtTCTCAAGGCCCCGACTGACTTAAGTACCAGATGATTCTAAATCAAAGAATACCCCACCGACTTTAGAACTTATTTTGTAGGTTCATTCATGGTCTTTATCGACTTGATCCTTAACAGCTCTCCATCTTAATTTCAAACCGGCTTTATCATTTTTCTTCCAGAGCCTTACAGTAATAATTATTAATTATAGACAAATATAATATATTCCAAAGAAGATGAATAATGGTGAATttgtattatttattaatatattattaataaatgcaTCATCTAGGATTGCAAATGAGTTGAgatgaagaaaaataattaatttaaataattgatGAATtggaaaatatctaaaataaaagatgatttagGTTTTTGGGTTCATTTGGATTGGGTTCCAGTTGGAGCAATCCATTTTCTATTGATctaaattagatccaaataatatTCTGGGCAGATTGAGTTGGATTGGATTTAAAAATATAAGATCTGAATccgatctaaaattagatcaagttcaattttaaaatataactCAACTTATAAATCCTCAAATATGAATCTAATTGAGTCTAATCGGATCAAAACCAATCCGATCACAAAATGGCCTAACCCATTTGTAGCCCCAATATCATCACTCTGGCCTTGAAAATAAGCAACAACATTGCCctagtttttttaatttaatttatcttgcaaataacaatattttttatttaatagaccataaaattctatatatatatatatatatatatatatatatatatatatatatatatatatatatatcagcatTCTTTCTAATAAGGTTGCtatataattatatccatatctattaaaaaaatatataagtttTATTATATgagtaatatttatatttatgtttATATTCATCGGTTAAaaaagatatagatatagatatgctaCTTTCCGATTAATAACCAAATTGTTTTTCAATTACTAAAAGAGATATTTTAACATAAGTCCATCaacctttattatataaattatatctatatctatttaaaataaatattaatctaaacttaatatctatatccatatccatatttgtcatATAAAAAAGACACGAATAAGGATAT from Elaeis guineensis isolate ETL-2024a chromosome 4, EG11, whole genome shotgun sequence includes these protein-coding regions:
- the LOC105043623 gene encoding scarecrow-like protein 22, coding for MSLSGDGKRTLEELVGEAKEEEQAIFVGEHKKQRRGGKKEGSEPRSVLETRRSLSPPTSTSTLSPSLCGGGGGGSSDTACLAAAAAVSDGPLAKEGGGAEAQRREEWALELQPITAGLDIGFTSGERGGLGMEDWEAVFSEPAGSPGQDQTSLHWIMGDVDDPTNFPALSVGVMKKSRSNETPENEVSGALSSSGAASGGSRQQALFSPVPTEFDDHSAGLGFGGLVDPGSGVGTIGGMDDAPSVCTSTITLPTTPPFSCSNHSSGAGGLSLSSSNSSTSSSRIPPPPPNTVIQDPTFGCQPSHTLFPPPRPATVIPSAPPQAGMCFQEPIVDRPQLFFSNPLLNEQLQLLAPPNPGFFVPAPSFVSSSATHQPLLPPQLFSSRIPTRPPFPHPSGRPDLFLQTSHLAQQSFPSSQSIAYHQKQRSASGDDAASQQQEQALVEQLFKAAKMVEAGESDGARGILARLNHQLPSPQGKPLIRSTFYFKEALNRILNDAASNSTQSPSPANTHRAFPNPISCAVESVLKLASLKSFSDVSPILMFTNFTCIQALLESLAGADCIHIVDFNVGSGTHWSAFMQELAQRSCTAGGPPMLRISVFVSPEAYHPFDLELACGTLAFWAARLNIPFEFNVMDLDNFDPVAIRGLVDAPIAVNLPVCSAHNLSPTLLRRVKQLTPKVVISVDLGRDRSELSFSHHFLHAFQSCMVLLDSIDAAGTSREVAMKIEQFLLWPRIESSVLGRHRASDKMLPWRTLFASAGFVPLQFSSTTELQAVCLLQRVPVRGFHVEKREGSLFLYWQHQELVSVSAWRC